The genomic interval ATAGTAGTAAAACGTTCTAACTTTTCTCTTACATGATACTGAACACATTTTGTAATGCAGAGTATAACTCCCCGCCCcccttatagttttttttttttttaaatggaatgactttaatacttttttaaatataGGGGTATTTTGAAATAGGTGCTGTCCTTTACTGGTAGTATCCAATAATGCACAAATGGTATTAACTGTGATTCTAGGAACACTAAAAACAGTGTTGCCCCATCAGAGAAAATTAATACTTCAATAGCTCTATCAGGATAAATCCCAATAATAGTATACATTATACACAACTTATctgtaatattaaaaatgtataggATGTGATTAGGGGAAAACTGCCTAAAAAACTTGAAGGAAGGGATCATAGTGCTAATGAAAAAGATTAAAACATTGCTTTAAGAAAGTGAATGGGACGTTGGTCATCTTCTTATTCATCATACTTTTGAAGTGTGTTCTCTGACTGGGCAACAGTTTTGTGTATCTGGTAGGAAGAAAACAGTCCTATCATGCAAAATCTTGAGAAAAGGtccaccccccccttttttttcctgtttctttctttatttttttttctttttctaagcaaGGGCTTgcctgtgtcccaggctggcctcatttaTGGCACTCTTCTGCCCTAGCCTCCCAACTACTAGGATTACCAAAGCTGAGTATACAACCGTTTTCTGGATTTTGATACCTCTCATGTAATTAGGATGATTGTAGTGATTTAGAGTAGTGGGAATTGAAAAGAGATGACTTTGTTATTACTCTTTTCACAAACCCTAAgagttgttcttttgtttgttcttgttttgttttttgagacagcctcactATGTCCTGGAAaccattatgtagaccagactagcccgAACTCACAGagcatctacctgcctctgccttcaaatgCTGGGATAAAGACATGACACTGTTCCCTGCCTAAGAGCCGTTCTTGTTAGAAGTTAGATATGCAGCTTTATTGCCGATTAGGTCCTAGAAACATGGGTAAGAAACGTAGGTGGCTTTAATCTGGAGTGCTTAGGATATgttgaaattttacatttttgaatACTATTGAGGTGTATTTGAACAAGACCTTCACATAGCAGAACTTGATGTTGACTTTCTTTGACAGAGTAGAAAAGTTTTCGTTTGTCTAGTAGGGTTTCAGAGTTCATTTTTATATATGACCTGTGATAGGCATTTTGcataatttcattttcacttGAAGTAGAAACAGTTGAATGTGTTctggattttctttaaaatgtgaagCTAAAATAATGAAGCTAAAAAAGGAAGATTATAGATACTATTAAGAGTATTCCTTGAATTGCTTTCTTAGCAATGGCATGTATTCAGATTCGTTAATGTTTCTTTCACCAAGTCCAATGTATACCCTCGGGGTTAAGAATACAGGCTGTGGCCATGGAACACTGTGAAGCTAACTAGTCCACATGGAGATCAAACCCCAGGACCATGGTCTCAATTAGCATCCCTTCAGGTTGGATTGGAATCAGTCCAACTACCAGACAAAATGGCTGATCTTAAATATTGGTGGAATAatataaatatggaaaatacAGTTAGTGTCACCATAGGAAGTCATGGACATAAAAAAAACAGTATGTGGTTGTAATGTACCAGGTTAGCGTAGCTTTAGTTACTGCCTGTAAATGATTATCTTCTTAAGTAAGCCTTTTCATACATTTAAAACGAATGACAAATTATATCTTAATCTTTTCCTGCAAGTGAAAGTAGAAACTTCAATACTTTTAGTCTTGTATTCAATAACCTTGCATTCTTTTttactcccccccctcccccccgactGTATTTGTGATTAATCTCCGTTGAGGATGGAAACACAACTCCCTTTGAGTAATTGTAATAATTTTACTTGGTGCACAGAACTGGATTGCAAGAGAGTTTAAAGTGCCCACTACCCTTTGTGGGAagctttttcatattttaagtgtatgatGCCACTGTTGCAGCCACATCACTAGACGTTTCAGCCTCCTTGATACTTCGTAACCAAGCTTACCTCCTTTCTTGTAATTCTCACTGCCGGTGCAGCTTGCTCATGCTTCTTAGCTTGATAAAAACTCATCACTTAGATATTGTTTTGACATTGTTCATTAAAATCAATGGCATTATGGCTGTGGTCTTGGTTCCTGCCTTCTGCTGAAAGTGGCGTTTTGTTCTTTGATTTGCCTTGGTATTTAAGTCCATTATTAAATAAGTCTTACAGACATCCTGCTTTGTAATAAGTAAAGTTGGTATGTAATATcttgataaatttttaaaaacttacacaATTCATTATTGATGCAGAGTACctgaaaaaaagaatggaaatttgAGGTCTCTTTGGCTGTGTCTATGTTTCCCTTctaggtcccccccccccccccctttctctttaaaaacaagtCTTATTCTGGCTTTTTGGTGAATAATGGAACAATAGCCAGGCTTGGTGCCTTTAGTATCTTACTGATCTATTTACCATTGTATAACAATGGTTTCTTTCTTGGTCATTATCATATTGTAGTCCCTAAAACAAACTCTTGTATGCCATTTATGACAACTCTTAGTAAATTGTACACATGGGAGAACTTGAGGTATGCCTAGTTATATCTGAAATCTTAagttgttttgtattgtttttaatttatctcAAATTTACCTCAGAATGGTAAAATAGTTCACACTGATTGATATACTTACTTAGTCTTAAAAAAGTGATATTTACAAATTGAattcccacccccttttttttctcaaaatccatttctcctcttcctggtTTATCACTTAGGCATGTAAGTGACATCCTAGCATTGCTTTAGTTCTCTGTGACAGTGGCACACTCTGACTAAATCCCCTGTGGATTACTTTCCACGTGCTAATGCACTTGGCTAGATTTCAAGTCATTTAAGCTGTAGCGCTTTGTCTAGTGAGAATAATAGTTATTGCAAGATATtacttaaaatagttttatttatatttttttgtttcactAAGTTAGACTTTTTGAAACCTGTGTATGCCCATTCCCCCATTACCACCCATTTCTGTGGCTTAGTTTATAAAACAGTAGCTTTCTCAGAGTAGGTAAATAAGATCTTATTACCAAAGAAAATAGGGTTTTTTGCCTGTGCTCACATACTGAAGACTTATAATacctctggtttttgtttgtgacAGTCTTATGACAATATTCTTTTGAAACATCTGTTTGCATTTATGTGTTGTTACTTCTAAGAATACTTTACTTTCGAGAAAGATATCAAAGTCACCATTAAAGAACACAATCtgttaaataaaatgagaagagaCTAAGATCTTTGGGCCTTTTCCTGTCTTGcaccagatttttaaaataagttgaatgaatttgtattcatttttagtattttgacTGTCATAATCTAGAAGTTTATTTCTGTGTCTTAGGAAGCGGAATATGGTGGGCATGATCAGATAGATTTGTACGATGATGTCATCTCTCCATCTGCAAATAATGGCGATGCCCCAGAAGACCGGGACTACATGGATACCCTTCCACCAACTGTTGGTGATGATGTGGGAAAAGGCGCAGCGCCAAATGTTGTCTATACTTACACTGGAAAGAGAATTGCATTGTATATTGGAAATCTAACATGGGTAAGTAAGTTAACAGATTATTGGCGCTTCATTTTGAACTTCCCTAGTAGTCCATGTTTTTTtgcccagtttaaaaaaaaaaaaatgatgtccctatatttgtttttctcttgttaaccTATATGATGAGAAGGGCAAAACcaagttcttttaaaaagacattccAATTAttctaattttgaattttatagtTTGGCTTAAGTATATACTTAAATAGAATTTGcgttttttctttacttttttgcattcctaccagtttcactaagaaaaatgtttatatgtGGGTCTCAagaattcaaaagagaaagataaaataccattacagttttaaaaaactCTTCATTTTCTAATTCATATTACAGACTTaagtttcatttctgttcttgAATTTGAAATTAATGCATAGCAGTTGTTATATgctttataatatttgtgtttgtCTGGTGTTTTTCGGGATGGATCTTGTTATGTAACTTTGGCAGGCCTGATAGTCACTGTAAtgcagactggctttgaactcctatcaatccttcctgcctctgcccttgagTGCTAAGTTTATAAGCATATGCCACAGTGCCTGGGTATACTTTGTACCTTAATTGTGTTGTTCATAAGACAAAGATTGTTGGTGGAGCGCTTCATGAACTATACGTTTAGTGTATCTATTAATGTTATTAGAATCAAACCTGAAATAATCACTAAAGTGGTCCTATATAAGTCTTATCTCAGCTATTATGTTGGatatttaaaagttaaacaaCAAAATTTTGGCACCCTTCTATTCTGTTTAtagcattttatttgaaaatattttacttcacattgcttttgtgtttttatgtgtataggtatttgtgtgtatgcatgtctgtgtatcacagaCATGCagtccctcagaggccagaagagggcatcagattccctaggactggagttagagatggttgtgagctatcatgtgggtgctaggagttgaacctgTGGTCCTTTGGGCTCTCTCTTCagcactcacttttttttttcttttaaatgactgAGTCTGCTGTCGTCTAGTCTGAATAGTCTTTACAGTCTTGGAAACAATGGCAGTCACTATAGCATGAGACTGCAGTTGCTAAGTAACAGTTGGCATAGATCTGTGTTTTGTGACTTTGAATAAGCTGTTTAACCCCTCTATTGCatcttaagaaaatgaaagtaatagGATTTAGGTAAGCGTTAAGTAGTTGATAAAAAGGTACATAGTAGGTATTCATATTAGTTCCTCCATATTATAATGAAACATAAGATGTTTGTTTCACAAGATACTTTCCTTTGAAGGGAGGAAGTTACAAGTGAGAttgattttattgagaatttaagTCAGAGATTTAAAGCTGGAAGTAACTAggaacttttgttttatttttttcccacatagggtttcttcatgtagccctggctgtcctggaactcacactgtagtccagtctgacctcaaactccgagatcccccagcctctgcctctttgagtgctgggattaaaggtgtgcaccaccaccacacctggctagaaaGGAGAAACTCTTAAGTGTAATTGTATCTGTCTCCAAAAGGATGTACTTTATAATTTCCAAAACTCCTATCAGGAAATGAAGTTAGGCACTCAAGATGCTTTTCTGCTATTTAAAAATTGAAGGTTGACAGGCATTAATTATACTTAGATTTGCAACAATTTTCTGTtaacatttgttttcctttaaaagttaaATTCAGACAGTAAAAACCTGAATATATATGTTAATGGCTAACAAGTGGGAAATGTCTTGCAGTGGACAACAGATGAGGACTTAACTGAAGCAGTTCATTCTTTGGGAGTAAATGATATTTTGGAgataaaattttttgaaaatcGGGCAAATGGACAATCAAAGGGGTAAGAATTTAGTTTTTTTCCTAATATAAACAATGGATAGCGGTTACAATTTACAATTAGTTTTCCTTAAGTTCAATGTTGATTATACCAGTGGAGCTTACATGAACATGTGAGCACTGACAAATGGCTTAGCTACTGAAGATGCCTGCTGCActaacctgacaacctgagttagtTCTAGGAACTCACGTGAGCACACTAGAAGGAGGGTCTTAGGCAGAGGTTCCTTACTGACGATTTATATTTGTTTCTTCATGAAGCTGGTTGCGATGGGACTGTAGACAGACTAGAATGCTCTCTACATTCACTGAGAACACTTTCTCAGGTGGAAATGGCAGTGCTGAGAAGCATTATCTTTGTTGTgatgaaaagaggaagaagagctgagtatgtagctcagtggtagaaccgtTTACATAACCTGgaggagctctgggtttgatcccagcacataaCTAAAAATGGTGAAGAAAGACAGTAACTGAGGAGTGAAGTCTAACCTGGATGTCTTGCTTCATTCCCTAGTCAGCATTTCACACACAACAGGGTAGGATGAGTATATAATGCGGGTATCTAAAAGTAAGAAGTGAAGTGCTGCAGTCTCACCATTTACAGATAATCACGTTAGTAAATGTACTTCCACATTTTTACCTAAAAAAGAGTATTATAATTCACACTTTCCTGTTTGATTGaaaagagcagaagaaatagtTAGTGATAAATATAtcttacttttcttatttttggatATTACAGTTATTTCTACTTGTgtctattataaataatatagtaGGCACATTATTGgatttttttacattaatttattttatatttgtataagtACAgtacaatactttaaaaaaaattacaaagttaAGCAACCATTGCAACTCTCTAGTTTCAGAACATTTTATCACCTCCATTACCAGAAAAACCTTGGGTGCATTAGCATTACCCTGATCACCCTTGTCTTTGCTGACAACCATTCAATGTACTTTCTGCCTCAGAATTTCTGTTCTGGGCATTTcatgtaaacaaaacaacaacaacaacaacaacaacgaggTCGTGTGTGTGACGTCTTTCACGTAGCACATCCATGTAGCAGCATCggcatttatttttatgcttaagGAATGGTCCGTGTCATGGGGTAGCACTAAAGGAAGACTCCACTGTCCAGGTTTCGGTGGCTTCTACTTCAGTTGTTTAGTTTTGTGCGAACATACAGTTTTGCTCGTTCTGGGCATGTACCTGGGAGTGGAATTAGTTAAGTTTATGGTAAGTCTGTTCAACGTTTTCAGAAGCTATCAGATCGCACAATCCCATCAGTGCAGGAAGGTTGTAGTCTCTCCTTATCTTCACTAGTACTGCATAGTTGTCGTTCTGATTCTAGTGGAAATTACATCTCATTATGGTTTTGATTTATATAGTGATGGCTAATGATAatgaacatcttttaaaaattacttaattattttatgtgcatgggtgttttggctgcatgtatgtctgtgtactctTGTGTGACTaatgcccatggagaccagaagagggaattagatctcctgggactggagttccatgattgtgagccaccatgtgggtcctggaaatcgACCAGAGacctggaagaagagtcagtgacTGCTGTtgaccacggagccatctcttccaGCCCCTGCACCGAACATCTTTTTGTGGCAGTAAAAAGTGAAAGCAGCCCAAGTGCCTAGTGACTGATGGgtggatttaaaacaaaaccagaaaacagtGTCTATAATTGAACATTACTCAGCCACTAAACGAAATGAATTAGTAATGCATGTTATAGCATAACGAGATCTTGGACACTAAGTGAAGCTGGTTGTAAAGGACTACGTATTCCATTCGTTTGAACTTCCAATGAGGCAGATCCATAGAGAACTATCTTTGGTTATGCTTCCCTGTGTTCTTAAGAGATGAGAGTAAATGGGAATGGTGCTAGAGGGTATGGATTCTCTTTTGGTAGTGATGACTGTTATGAATGAACCATCATAGGATGTTTGTAAAACATGACTATActaaaaaaatcactgaattgCACATTTGAATGAACTCTGGTACATTGTAAAAGATAATGTCAGCTTGTGTAGCCTTAAgagtctatttttcttttcataagagTAAGTTAagaccatttcttttttaatcaacAGTAACATTCTCAGTTCTTCTTTTTATAACCACCCCCTTACCATCTTTTAGATTTGCCCTTGTTGGTGTTGGATCTGAAGCATCTTCCAAAAAGTTAATGGATCTGTTGCCTAAAAGGGAACTTCACGGTCAGAATCCTGTTGTGACTCCATGCAATAAGCAATTCCTGAGTCAGTTTGAGATGCAGTCCAGGAAAAGTAAGCAACTCTCTCCacagccttttttaaaaatgtacttcaaGCAGTGTGCTGGCGTTTGTTAAATATTACACGTACGATTTAGTTTATTGGATGAACTTGATTTACTCATTTGTTATGAGTATGGGCCAATATACTAGAAATCTACTTCTATTCCATTTGTTTCTAGATGTCACAGACCCAACAGTGTGCAGCAGTTTGAAAGCTTTATAGTGCTGCCATTCTTGTCCTGTTGTTCACATCTTAGAGTTGATGGGAATAGAAAGGCTAATGAGGACTAGGAAATAGTCATTTACCtctctatgtgtctgtctatgtatctgtgatccatccatccatttatctatccatccatctatctatctgtcttctctctgtctgtctatctatctatctatctatctatctatctatctatctatctatctatctatcatctatcttttgcTACTtggtaaaataaatgtaaaagaaatttatTGTCATTACGTATTTTTATAAAGAGATAAGATGAATGACCCATGTAATTAATCAAAATTCAAGtggttgtttttaattattttagtatttaagACTTAACTGAAGAATATGTTACATAGCATAAAATGAGTAATCTGCTATTGAAATTAAGATTTCTGTTGAAAAATTTCTGTCTTGGCTGCTGTACAGTACTGGTATTTTAGAAGCAATGTGTTTATTCAGTGGAAGTACATTTAAACTTGAATATTTTAAGACTTTAAGAAAGTATTTCAATAAATATGAATGTTTTCCTAGCCAAGTACTTTGCATAGGCCCAAGGCATTTGAAATTGATAAATAGTATAAATGAACTTTGAAGTAGTTTCTAATAACACGGTTACAATTCAGAGAACTGTTTTAATAAGTGCTATTTATGAGTATTTGGGTATTTGCAGCTACACAATCAGGACAAATGTCTGGGGAAGGTAAAGCTGGTCCTCCAGGAGGCAGTTCACGTGCAGCATTTCCACAAGGTGGTAGAGGACGGGGCCGTTTTCCAGGGGCTGTTCCCGGTGGGGACAGATTTCCTGGGCCAGCAGGACCAGGAGGGCCACCTCCACCTTTCCCAGGTAAAACTTTCCTTAAGTTTATCATGGAGAAAACATGTCTGCCTAAtacctcttttccttttctctctttttcaagtAATGCATTATTAATGTGACTTACTCTCCTTGTTATGCTATTTTTGGAACCCAGGAAATTTGATCAAGCATCTTGTTAAAGGAACTCGGCCTTTGTTCCTGGAAACTAGGATTCCATGGCATATGGGGCACAGCATAGAGGAAATACCCATTTTTGGCCTAAAAggtctttatttttctccaaactTGCTTGACTTATATATAGAATATTTACATCCGTCTTATTTTCTTACCTCTTAAAAAATCCTTTCAAGACCATTTTCCCTTGTTTCACTTTCTAGCTTGGCATCAGAGTAGAATATGAGGTGGGTGACTTCGCTGTAAGAAGTGTGTATGTGCTGAAAGATGGGAAGCATCTCTAGGTGTTAAAGTCTGTTAAAAGTTTTTGTTTCAGTGCTTTTTCTGAACTGTAATTTGAACTAGTTAAGTGTGAGGATAGTCTGCACTTGTGTAGTTGTTAGTGGAGCACTACCATTTGGGTTTCCTTTAAAGAGAGAGTCATGGTTTCTAAGTTCTGCTGTAGAAGTATAATCTTGGCATGTGATAGTTACAACTTTATTGAAGCgtgtttctccttttctcctttattttgtaGCTGGACAGACTCCACCACGTCCTCCTTTGGGCCCTCCAGGCCCACCTGGTCCTCCAGGCCCTCCACCTCCTGGTCAGGTCCTGCCGCCACCTCTAGCAGGGCCTCCCAGTCGAGGAGACCGCCCTCCACCACCAGTTCTTTTTCCTGGACAGCCTTTTGGGCAGCCTCCGTTGGGTCCACTTCCTCCTGGGCCTCCACCTCCAGTTCCAGGCTACGGCCCTCCTCCTGGTCCACCGCCTCCACAGCAGggaccacctccacctccaggcCCCTTTCCACCTCGACCACCAGGTCCACTTGGGCCTCCCCTCActcttgctcctcctccacaTCTTCCGGGACCACCTCCAGGTGCCCCACCACCAGCTCCACATGTGAATCCTGCTTTTTTTCCTCCACCAACTAATAGTGGCATGCCAACATCAGATAGTCGAGGTCCACCACCAACAGACCCATATGGCCGACCTCCACCATATGATAGGGGTGACTATGGTCCTCCTGGGAGGTAAGTTAAACACCAGTAATGAAACTGTTTAGTCAGCAAAAGATAAAGAATTGTGACTGAAATCTGTTACATTGTAGAAATGTAAGCATAGTTTCTGTCCTGCAGAAAGATTAGATTTCTAAGCTGCAGTATTTCAGCCAAAACACAGTGATAAAGGGGATTTTGCTTAGGCTTGATCTGATAGGGAAAATAGCATTCTCAAGGGAAAATAGCATTCTCGAATCTGGCAAAGTAACCACTCTCTCTGAGGCAAATGCCAAACCTGTTAGTGGAATTGTTTACATTGTTACTAACTTGAGAGCTTTTGTTAAGTAacaatttaacatttatttgtcttttgtaGGGAAATGGATACTGCAAGAACACCATTGAGTGAAGCTGAGTTTGAAGAAATCATGAATAGAAATCGGGCCATCTCAAGCAGTGCTATTTCAAGAGCTGTGTCTGATGCCAGTGCTGGTTTGTATATTTGTTTCAGCGTTCATTCCTTAACATAACTATTTCtgttaaggataaccctgaacctagggcctggagagatggcgcagccaGTAAGAACtagctgctcttcccgaggaccctggtttgatgcACagccatctgttaactccagttcctgaggatctgagtcccttttctggtttctgctGGCATCAGGCATGCTAGTAATGTATAGataaacacacatgcagtcaaacacccatgcccataaaataaaattaaaacatgaaaaccCAAAGCTTAAGTGCATTTGTGAAGATGGTCCTCTTACTCCCCATGCAATCTGTATATTCCCAAGTCATTATCTGTCATTGAGTTTTCAAGTATTGAAGAAGATCCGTGGCAATGTAGTGGAAAGACCACTGGTTTTAAGTTACTATATTGAGATTTAAATACTaattggggttggggagatggccctgattaagaacactggctgctagtaCTGGGATCCAGTgttgtcttctttcttcctgggTACCAAACACACtcaatggtgcacagacacacatgcaggcaaacacatccctacacataaaattaaaaagaaagactgaCTTTGGGGATTGGAGAGATAGCTTAAGAGtgaagagcactgcctgctcttcagaggatcagaattgatccccagcacctatgtcgtagctcacaaccacctgtaactccagttccaaggggtctgatgccctctttggccttcatgggcaccagtcTTGCTTGTGATGCAAAgacatatgtaggcaaaacacttgtgCACATAAAAAGATTATATATTAACTTTGGTATATTAGTGCAGAGTCCTGAAGATAGCTCATTTAATTCTCGTATTTGCAAAATAACTCCTTCTGTATGAAACAACAACCAGTTACATTAGCTTCATGATCATGAGACTCTTGCAAATttcaaaacactgaccaaaagttATTGCCTATGGTCATCTTAAAAGACACTTTCAAAAAATTGCTTCATCACTCTTATTCTAAAAGGGTTGGTTTGATGATCATTTGGAAACAAAATTTGTTTGCTAGTAACCTTGTCTTTTCCCCTGCAGGTGATTATGGGAGTGCTATTGAAACATTGGTAACAGCAATTTCTTTAATTAAACAATCCAAAGTATCTGCAGATGATCGTTGCAAAGTTCTTATTAGTTCTTTGCAAGATTGCCTTCATGGAATTGAGTCCAAGTCCTATGGCTCTGGATCAAGGTAAA from Peromyscus maniculatus bairdii isolate BWxNUB_F1_BW_parent chromosome 18, HU_Pman_BW_mat_3.1, whole genome shotgun sequence carries:
- the Cpsf6 gene encoding cleavage and polyadenylation specificity factor subunit 6 isoform X2 — translated: MADGVDHIDIYADVGEEFNQEAEYGGHDQIDLYDDVISPSANNGDAPEDRDYMDTLPPTVGDDVGKGAAPNVVYTYTGKRIALYIGNLTWWTTDEDLTEAVHSLGVNDILEIKFFENRANGQSKGFALVGVGSEASSKKLMDLLPKRELHGQNPVVTPCNKQFLSQFEMQSRKTTQSGQMSGEGKAGPPGGSSRAAFPQGGRGRGRFPGAVPGGDRFPGPAGPGGPPPPFPGNLIKHLVKGTRPLFLETRIPWHMGHSIEEIPIFGLKAGQTPPRPPLGPPGPPGPPGPPPPGQVLPPPLAGPPSRGDRPPPPVLFPGQPFGQPPLGPLPPGPPPPVPGYGPPPGPPPPQQGPPPPPGPFPPRPPGPLGPPLTLAPPPHLPGPPPGAPPPAPHVNPAFFPPPTNSGMPTSDSRGPPPTDPYGRPPPYDRGDYGPPGREMDTARTPLSEAEFEEIMNRNRAISSSAISRAVSDASAGDYGSAIETLVTAISLIKQSKVSADDRCKVLISSLQDCLHGIESKSYGSGSRRERSRERDHSRSREKSRRHKSRSRDRHDDYYRERSRERERHRDRDRDRDRERDREREYRHR
- the Cpsf6 gene encoding cleavage and polyadenylation specificity factor subunit 6 isoform X4, coding for MADGVDHIDIYADVGEEFNQEAEYGGHDQIDLYDDVISPSANNGDAPEDRDYMDTLPPTVGDDVGKGAAPNVVYTYTGKRIALYIGNLTWWTTDEDLTEAVHSLGVNDILEIKFFENRANGQSKGFALVGVGSEASSKKLMDLLPKRELHGQNPVVTPCNKQFLSQFEMQSRKTTQSGQMSGEGKAGPPGGSSRAAFPQGGRGRGRFPGAVPGGDRFPGPAGPGGPPPPFPAGQTPPRPPLGPPGPPGPPGPPPPGQVLPPPLAGPPSRGDRPPPPVLFPGQPFGQPPLGPLPPGPPPPVPGYGPPPGPPPPQQGPPPPPGPFPPRPPGPLGPPLTLAPPPHLPGPPPGAPPPAPHVNPAFFPPPTNSGMPTSDSRGPPPTDPYGRPPPYDRGDYGPPGREMDTARTPLSEAEFEEIMNRNRAISSSAISRAVSDASAGDYGSAIETLVTAISLIKQSKVSADDRCKVLISSLQDCLHGIESKSYGSGSRRERSRERDHSRSREKSRRHKSRSRDRHDDYYRERSRERERHRDRDRDRDRERDREREYRHR
- the Cpsf6 gene encoding cleavage and polyadenylation specificity factor subunit 6 isoform X3; the protein is MADGVDHIDIYADVGEEFNQEAEYGGHDQIDLYDDVISPSANNGDAPEDRDYMDTLPPTVGDDVGKGAAPNVVYTYTGKRIALYIGNLTWWTTDEDLTEAVHSLGVNDILEIKFFENRANGQSKGFALVGVGSEASSKKLMDLLPKRELHGQNPVVTPCNKQFLSQFEMQSRKTTQSGQMSGEGKAGPPGGSSRAAFPQGGRGRGRFPGAVPGGDRFPGPAGPGGPPPPFPAGQTPPRPPLGPPGPPGPPGPPPPGQVLPPPLAGPPSRGDRPPPPVLFPGQPFGQPPLGPLPPGPPPPVPGYGPPPGPPPPQQGPPPPPGPFPPRPPGPLGPPLTLAPPPHLPGPPPGAPPPAPHVNPAFFPPPTNSGMPTSDSRGPPPTDPYGRPPPYDRGDYGPPGREMDTARTPLSEAEFEEIMNRNRAISSSAISRAVSDASAGDYGSAIETLVTAISLIKQSKVSADDRCKVLISSLQDCLHGIESKSYGSGSRRRERSRERDHSRSREKSRRHKSRSRDRHDDYYRERSRERERHRDRDRDRDRERDREREYRHR
- the Cpsf6 gene encoding cleavage and polyadenylation specificity factor subunit 6 isoform X1 gives rise to the protein MADGVDHIDIYADVGEEFNQEAEYGGHDQIDLYDDVISPSANNGDAPEDRDYMDTLPPTVGDDVGKGAAPNVVYTYTGKRIALYIGNLTWWTTDEDLTEAVHSLGVNDILEIKFFENRANGQSKGFALVGVGSEASSKKLMDLLPKRELHGQNPVVTPCNKQFLSQFEMQSRKTTQSGQMSGEGKAGPPGGSSRAAFPQGGRGRGRFPGAVPGGDRFPGPAGPGGPPPPFPGNLIKHLVKGTRPLFLETRIPWHMGHSIEEIPIFGLKAGQTPPRPPLGPPGPPGPPGPPPPGQVLPPPLAGPPSRGDRPPPPVLFPGQPFGQPPLGPLPPGPPPPVPGYGPPPGPPPPQQGPPPPPGPFPPRPPGPLGPPLTLAPPPHLPGPPPGAPPPAPHVNPAFFPPPTNSGMPTSDSRGPPPTDPYGRPPPYDRGDYGPPGREMDTARTPLSEAEFEEIMNRNRAISSSAISRAVSDASAGDYGSAIETLVTAISLIKQSKVSADDRCKVLISSLQDCLHGIESKSYGSGSRRRERSRERDHSRSREKSRRHKSRSRDRHDDYYRERSRERERHRDRDRDRDRERDREREYRHR